A genomic region of Dunckerocampus dactyliophorus isolate RoL2022-P2 chromosome 10, RoL_Ddac_1.1, whole genome shotgun sequence contains the following coding sequences:
- the igfbp1a gene encoding insulin-like growth factor-binding protein 1a has translation MLSGGLYVAHVVVAAVFSVLAAGTLGSPVVSEPIRCAPCSPERLSQCPPVDPGCAEVLREPGCGCCLACALKAEDLCGIYTAPCGSGLTCTPRPGDPRPLHSLTRGQAVCTESSEPKPTPELQTQDQEEQEADMENTAIVSDPSFSFFLPGQSKPFDPRAAADAQESMKAKLVANRKKLVEQGPCHIELQRALEKIAKSQQKLGEKLTRFYLPNCDKHGLYKPKQCESSLDGQRGRCWCVNSWNGKKVLGSTDLAADAECS, from the exons ATGCTTTCGGGTGGATTATATGTGGCACACGTCGTGGTGGCAGCGGTGTTCTCCGTGCTGGCAGCGGGGACGCTGGGGTCCCCGGTGGTGTCAGAGCCGATACGATGTGCTCCGTGTTCTCCAGAGAGGCTGAGCCAGTGTCCGCCGGTGGATCCAGGGTGCGCGGAGGTGTTGCGGGAGCCGGGCTGTGGATGCTGCCTCGCCTGCGCCCTGAAGGCTGAAGACTTGTGCGGCATCTACACGGCGCCGTGCGGCTCCGGACTAACATGCACCCCGAGACCCGGAGACCCCCGACCGCTGCACTCTCTCACCCGGGGACAAGCCGTATGCACGGAGAGCTCCGAGCCGAAGCCCACCCCGGAGCTCCAGACACAAG ACCAGGAAGAACAAGAGGCGGATATGGAGAACACAGCTATCGTTTCGGACCCCAGCTTCAGCTTCTTCCTCCCCGGCCAGAGTAAACCTTTCGACCCGCGTGCTGCTGCCGATGCCCAGGAGAGCATGAAAGCCAAACTAGTCGCCAACCGCAAGAAACTAGTTGAGCAG GGGCCGTGTCATATTGAGCTACAAAGAGCCTTGGAGAAGATTGCCAAATCCCAACAGAAACTAGGCGAAAAACTGACCAGATTCTACCTCCCCAACTGTGACAAACATGGGCTTTACAAACCCAAGCAG TGTGAATCGTCTCTGGACGGCCAAAGGGGTCGATGCTGGTGCGTCAACTCTTGGAACGGCAAGAAGGTTTTAGGTTCTACTGATCTGGCTGCAGATGCCGAGTGTTCTTAG